The Cetobacterium somerae sequence CAGATCCACCTCTTCCTAATGTTGTTATGTCGCCATCTTCATTTACCCCTTGAAATCCAGCAACAATTACAATTTTTCCATCTTTTAAATGTTTTTCTATTCTATCAATTTTTATACTTTCGATTTTATTTTTAGTATGTGTTCCACCTGTTCTTATTCCTGCTTGAGCACCAGTTAAAGAGATAGCCTTACGTCCAATTTCTTTTAATGCCATACTTAAAAGAGAGATTGATTTTTGCTCTCCTGTTGATAATAATGAATCAAGTTCTCTTACATCTGGAGTTTCTGAAATCTCTTTAGCTAACTTTATCAACTCATCTGTTGTTTTTCCCATAGCTGAAACTACAATTACAATTTCATCACCATATTTATAGTTTTTAGATATATCTTTAGCTATATCTTTTATTTTTTCTATTGTTGCAACTGAGCTTCCTCCAAATTTTTTTACTACTCTCATTAGTTCCTCCTTAGATGATTTTAATAATAAAAAAAGCGATAGTCAAAAAAATAACCATCGCTTAAAACTCTCATTTCAACTATGTTAGCTTAAAATAATCCACGATAGCACAACACCAATTTGGTGACAGTTACATAAATATTCTTTATGTACCCAGCTTAAATTTTTAGTAGAAAAACTTAAACTTCGGCAAATTTTCCTTTTAACAAACATCTTTGATCTACTAATCTCAGTTTATTTACTAATAAAATTTGCAACCTCTATCAAAATATTAATTTAAGGCAGAATATCACATTTTTTTTCAAATGTCAAAAGTTTTTTCTTAAAAGTGCTTCTATTTTAATCGGTAATCCAAAAAGATTTATAAATCCTTCTGCATCTTTTTGATTATAAACACTATCTTTTTCAAAAGTTGAATACTCCTCTGAATATAATGTAAATGGAGATGTCGTTCCTGCTAAAATAATATTTCCTTTATATAATTTTAGCTTTACTTCTCCCGTCACGAACTCTTGAGTTATGTCTACAAAAGCTGTTATAGCTTTTCTTAAAGTTGTAAACCATTGCCCATTATAGACTAATTTTGAAAAATCATGTGATAGTTTTATTTTTTCTTGATACGTATCCTTATCTAAGCATAATCTTTCTAACTCTTCATGAGCAAAAAATAAAATCGTTCCTCCTGGAGTTTCATAAACTCCTCTTGATTTCATTCCAACCAATCTATTTTCAACCATATCTAAAACACCAATGCCATGATTTCCACCAATTTTATTTAATTGTTTTATAATTTCTACTCCACTCATTTTTTCTCCATTTATCGCAACAGGAACTCCTTTTACAAATTCAATATTTATATACTCAGATTTTTCATTTGCTTCTTCTAGAGTCTTAACCCATTGTAAAACATTCTCATAGTTAGGCTCTTTCGAAGGACATTCTAAGTCAAACCCCTCATGACTTACATGGAATAAATTCTCATCTCTACTATAAGGAGATTTTTTATGAAACGGAAGTGTAATTCCATTTTTTTCTAGGTATTCAATCTCTTCCTCTCTTGATTTTATATCCCAAATTCTCCAAGGAGCTATTATTTTCAAAGATGGATCCAAAGCTTTTATAGCTAATTCAAATCTTACTTGATCATTCCCCTTACCCGTTGCTCCATGAGCTATATATTTCGCCCCTTCTATATGAGCCACCTCAACTAAAGCTTTTCCAATAACTGGTCTTGCCATTGATGTTCCTAATAAATATTTATTTTCATAAATAGCACCTGCTTTTAGTGTTGGAAATATATATTCTTCTACAAATTCATGAACTTTATCTACCAAATAAAATTTACTTGCACCTGTTAAATATGCTTTTTCTTCAATTGCTTTAAAATCCTCTATTTGTCCTACGTTTACTGCCACTGCAATGACATCATAATCATAATTCTCCTTCAGCCACGGAATTATAACTGATGTATCTAATCCTCCTGAATATGCTAAAATAACCTTTTCCTTCATCTCTCTCCTCCTAATTAAAATGTTTTATTATTAATTCATCATAAATACCCTCTGCTTTTATCTCTTCCAAAGCTTTATTTACTTTTTTAATAAGGTTTTCATTATTTTTTTCTGCTGCTATTGCATATTTTTCAACTTCACTACCTATTTCTATTATTTTTAAACCTTTATTTTTTGCCACATAACTTTGGGCTGGAGCTGAATCTAATATCATTGCATCAATATTACCACCTTTTAAAGCCATAATAGAAGATGGTGCTGAATTGTACTGAACTTTGTTAACTCCTTGAATTTTAGATACTATTAAGTCCCCTGTGTATCCAAGTACCACTCCTACTTTTTTATTTTTTAATGAATCCATATTGATTATAGTACCTTCATTTTCTGGAACTATAATAACTTGATTAGCTACAAAGTAATCATTTGAAAAATTTACAAACTTCTCTCTTTCTTTTGTTACTGTCATTCCTGCAATTATTAAATCTATTTTATTTGTTTGAAGTGCTGGCAATAATCCATCAAAAGCTATATTCTTTATTTTTATCTCTTTTCCAATTTTTTCACCAATTTTATTTATTAAATCAATATCAAACCCTACAATCTCCCCATTTTCCATATACTCAAAAGGTGCAAACTCTGCATTTGTTCCAACATATAAGACTTCTTTTGATAATACAATTGCTCCCATTAAAATAAATAATAAAGTTCCTAATATTTTTTTCATAATACCCTCCTAAATATTTTTTTGTATAAAAAAAGCCAGTGCTTTAAAACACTGGCTCAAATAACATAAATTTATAGAATAATAAAAAAATTAAACTATAATAAAATACCTTAGATTGCTTTCTTGGCACACAAAAATTCTATTCTTTTTGTTATAGTTATTGTGTGTCCTTAAAACTCTTCTCATAGTCATTTTATTCCCTCCTATTTTTTTATTTGAAATGATAATAGCAAATTTAATCCCTTATTGTCAAACTTTTTTTCAAATTTTATAAAATAAATTGCTGAATTTTTTTAAAAATACTATAATAATACTAAAATAAAAGAAAATAGAGGTATTTTATGAACTTAAACAAATTGTTACTCATTAATCTTTTTAGTAAATTAAAATCAGAATCTCTTTTTTTAATAGCAACTTTTTTTGCTATTATTACAAGTTTTATTATTCTTCCTAAGTTTTCATATATTGATACACATGTATTAATGATTCTTTTTAACCTAATGGTTGTCGTAGAACTTTATAAAAAAGAAAATGTTTTAGATTTTATAGCTATTAACTTTTTGAAAAAATATAATAGTCAAAGAATTATATGTGCTGCATTAATTATTTTAGTTTTTTTCTTTAGTATGTTTTTAACTAATGATGTTGCTCTTATAACTTTTATTCCATTAACTATTATAATTGGAAAGAAATCTAATTTTTCAACTTTAAAAATAGTTATTTTAGAAACTATTGCAGCCAACTTAGGAAGTGCACTAACTCCTATGGGGAGTCCTCAAAACATCTATTTATATTCTAAATTTGCTCCAGCTCCAATTGAATTTTTTAAAATTACTTTTGGTATATCTACCGTTGGTCTTATTATTTTATTACTTATTAATTTTTTTACTCCTAAAGATGAGTTAATTTTTGAACTTGAAACTCCTATATTCAAAAAAAATATTAATGTTTTTGTTTCAACAGCTATATTTGTCTGGGTTTTATTAAGTATATTTTTTAAACTTCCAATTATTTTTATCACAATTTTTAATATTGGGTATTTAACTTATAAAAAAGAAAATATTTTTCAAAAAATAGATTGGATTCTTTTAGCTACTTTTATTAGCTTTTTCATTTTTGTTGGAAACTTATCAAATATTGAATTAATAAGATCCTGGATGTTTAATTTATTATCTGAATCAACACAGGTTTATTTCACAGGAATTATTCTAAGTCAATTTATAAGTAATGTTCCTGCTGCAATTTTAATATCTGAATTTACAACTAAATGGCAACCTCTTTTACTTGGAGTTAATATCGGTGGTCTTGGAACTTTGATCGCTTCTTTAGCTAGTTTAATTTCATATAAACTTTATATTAGTGAGTTTCCAGAAGAAAAAAGAAAGTTTTTCATTCTTTTTTCTATTTTAAATTTTTCTATTTTAATTCTTATGGGAAGTCTATTTACATTCTTTATTTAAATAAAAAAACTAGCTTTAAGGCTAGTTTTTTTAAAATTCTAATGATTCTCCTTGAGTTGGAAAATAATATTTTACACCATGTATATTATTATTTAATAGTTCTTTTTTTATATTCTCTCTCGTGTTCTCACTCTTTTTTAAACTAGGTTTTATATGAGTTATAACCACATTTAATCCTTTTAACGTTCCCTTACCTGAATATTTTTCTAAAACCTTAAACTCTTCATTTATCCATCTTGGTGATAGGTGACCAAATAGTCCTTTATCATCTTTAGAGTTATCAAAAGATGATTCTATCATTATTACTTTCAATTTTTTATCTTTTATCAAAGGTCCTAATACTTTGAAACTTTCTTCTAATCCATTACTATTTTCCACTTTATCTGGTCCAACGTCTCCATAATATGCCATGTATTCCCCATTATTTTCCAATAAAAACATTGTTGATTCATAATTACTATGACTTAATGGAAACGCAGTAACATTTAAATTTGTATCATTTAGATTTTTAATTTTATTCGGTTCTAATACCTGATATTTATACTGATTTAATTTAAATCCCTCACCTTCATTTGAAAAATTTGGCCAAAGTTTCCAATTAAATACATTGTTTTTTAAAGTTTCAATTGTACTATTCAATCCATAAATATCCTTTGTAGTATCTTCTGTTGATGATATTACTAATCCTGATATATGATCTAAATGTCCATGAGATATCAGATATCCTTTTATTTTCTCTCTAAAAATATATCCAATATCACTCCACTCTGTATCTTGAGGTATAGTTATATTCTTAAAACTCTCTTTTTCTAATCCACTTTTTATTCCAGGAAGTACTGTTCCTGCATCTAAAGCTATAAAATTTTCCTCATTTTTATCTCTTATAAGATATCCAGAAATATTTCCATCCATTACTCCACCATCACTTCCCAAAGTAATAATTTGAAACCCTTCAGCATAAGACACTAATGATGAAATAAAAAAAATTGTTGATAATAATTTTTTCACTAAATCCCTCCAAAATATTATTAATAAAAATATTATAAATTTATTTTAACATTATTAAAGGAAATTTAAAACCTAATAAGAAGAATAAATTAAAGAAAATTGAAGAGGTGATTTTTATGTCAAAATGTTGTAACAAGCCTAAAGTTGAACTTCCTAAAACATGTGTATGCTCTACTCAAAAAAAAGAGACTCCACCTGCTCCAGATATATTAGATCCAAATATTGAAGCTGAAGCAAGTGAAGTTAGAGGCGAAGAAGATCAAGAGAAAAATGATTAAAAAAGAGGACACTCGTCCTCTTTTTCATTTATACTGTCTTCAAATAATTAGCTGCATTTATTCCTGCTATTGTTCCATCTGAAACAGCTGTTGCAACTTGTCTTATATCTTTACAACATATATCTCCTGCTGCAAATACTCCATCTATATTTGTTTTCATTTGAGAATTTACTTTTATAAATCCATTTTCTAATTCTAATTTATTATATTTTTCTGTATTTGGAGTTGCACCAGCATAAATAAATACTCCTGCTCCACCACATTTTATCTCTTTTACTTCTTTTGTCTTCTCATCAGTAATCTCTAAACTTTCAATTTTATCTTTACCTTTTATTTTTGTTAATCTTGAATGTAAATATAACTTTACATTTTCTAGTTTTTCTAATTTATTTTTAAATTCAGCTATTGTTCCTAATGAATCTTCAAAATGAATAATTGACAACTCTTTTGCAAATTGAGCTAAATAAATAGCTTCCTTTATAGCTCCATCTGCGCCTCCAACTACAAATATATCTTTTCCTGCATATTCTTTTCCTTCTTTCCAAGGATTTGAACAAACACCCTTTCCTTTTAATTCATTTTCTCCTAAAACTCCTAATTTTCTTGGTGTTGTTCCATTTGCAAGAATAATTGTTTTACCTAAATAAATATTTCCAGACTTTGTTGACACTTTTTTTAACAAATTATCTAAATCTATTTCTGTAACATCTTCTTTTAATACCTCTATATTATAAACTTTTAATTGACTTTCTAATTTATTTTTAAAAGAATCTCCTGTTTCACAATTATCCACAGATAAGTAGTGCGTCACTGAAGAAACTTTTCCTACTGTTCCACCAATTTCATCTTTTTCTAAAATTACAGGTTTATATCCACGACTTGCAATATATACTGCAGCACTTACTCCAGCGGGTCCTCCACCAATTATAATTGCATCATAGAAATTTTTTGTTTCATTTGTCATTTTCAACACTTCCTTTTAATCTCTTTTGTAAAAATATCTTTCTTAAGTTATTTATATCACATTTTGAATCATGAGTCAACTTTTTTAAAAAAATTTGTATGGTTAAAAAAACCATACATTTAATAATATAAATCGATAATATTTATTTCGCTAGTACTGTTTACTCTGTATGGTATTAACCACGAGCTAAATCCTGCACTTACTATTGTATGAGTTATCCCAAATACTTTATATCCGTGATAATTTTTATACATCTTTTTCACTATTAAGTTATAAGGAAAAAATTGTCCTCTATGAGTATGTCCACAAAGCTCTAAGTCAATTTTATTTGTAATTGCCTCATTTATTGAATTTGGATTGTGATCCAATACAATTGTTGGTAAATCTGTATCTATCCTTTTTCTCAAATATGCTATCTTTTTTCTTTTTTTATTTGTTATATCATCTCTTCCAATAATATTTATTCCTTCAATTTTTAAAACACTATCCCTCAAAATTTTTATTCCTAGATTTTCAATATATTTTATATTTTCCTCTATTCCTCCGTGATATTCATGATTTCCTAAAATCGCGTACATTCCGTACTTAGGCTCAATCTCTCTAAAACTAGCTGTAAAATCTGCTTTTATATCTTTACAACTAAAATCAACTAAATCTCCTCCGATTAATAATATATCCGGTTCTTCCTCATTCATTCTTTTTAATGAGTTTTCTATATTCTCTTTATTAGTTAGAGCTGATAGATGTACATCTGATATAAATGCTATTCTCAATTTTTTACCATTTTTATATCTTTCCAATCTTATCTCACTTTTTATTACTTTTGCCATTGAAAAATTATAGTACGCATATATAAAAAATATTGGAAGTACTATAAATGCTATAGTTACTATATTTAATTTGCTTAATCGATAAAAGTAGTTTACTACACCTAAAATTACTAATAAAAAAAATATATAATGAGCTATAAAAATATAGTTTCCTAAAAATCTACCTAAAAAAATATTTCTCCTAAAAAAAGTTCTTCTAATATAAAAAATTGGTAAAATTGCCAATAAAAATATAAAGTTTATTAAAAACAATTGTTCCATAATTTCTCCTTATAGAAAATGACTAATAAAAGCTTTAAGTCCCATTAAAACTAATATTCCTCCTCCTAGATACTCTGTTTTATAACTTATTAAATGCCCTACTTTATGCCCTAGATAAACACCTAAAGAGGCTATCAAGAAAGTTATTACTCCTATTATTTCTATAGAGTAATATATATTTAAATTTGGAACTAATGAAAAGGAAAAGCCAACAGCTAAAGCATCTATACTTGTTGCAAATCCTAATAAGAGTAAGTTTGAAGCCATATCACACTTTCCTTCTTCTTCACACTCTTGCTCTTTCCAACCATCAAAAATCATTTTTCCACCAACAAATAATAATAATATTGTTGTTATTATATAATCATATTGTGATATTTTTTCTGCAAAAACACCACCTATCCTCCACCCTATATACGGCATTAAAGCCTGAAATCCTCCAAATACAAGTGCAATTTTAAAAATATTTCTTTTTCTTAACTTTTTCATTGCTAATCCTTCAGTTAGAGATACAGCAAAGGCATCCATAGCTAATCCTATAGAAATTAATACAAGTGATAATATATCCATCATTTCCTCCAATAAATTTTTTCAATTTTTATATTATACATTTTCTTTTGATTTTTCTCAATTTATTTAATAAAAAAAGAAGAGAGTACCCTCTCTTCACAAATTTATACTATTAAATTTAAAATTGATAATCCACCTATTACCCATAAAGCTATATTTATTTTTTTTATCTCTCCTGCTGCAACATGAGTTATTATATATGCAACAAATCCAAAACTTAAACCTATACTAATACTATAAGTTAAAGGCATCATTACAATTGTTATAAAAGCAGGAATTGCTAGTTTCATATCTGTAAAATCTATATTTCCAATAGATTTAAACATAAATACTCCCACCAATACTAAAGCTGGAGCTGATGCATATCCTGGTACTATTCCAACTAATGGTGTAAATAATAAAGCTAATAAAAATAATCCACTTGTTACTAAAGAGGCTAATCCTGTTCTAGCTCCAGCAGATATTCCTGCTGCTGATTCTGCAAATGAAGTTACTGTACTCGTCCCTAAAACTGCTCCAATTAATGTTGATGATACATCAACTTGTAGCATCCTCTTTAAACCTTTAGCACCTTCATCCCCTTGTACTAATCCCATATTTTTGTAACAAGCCATCATAAATCCAAGAGAATCGAATAGGTCTATAAACATAAACGAAAATATTGAACCTATTAAAGATATTTTTAAAGCCCCTAATATATTTACTTTCATAAAAATTGGACTTATTGATGGAGGCATTGAAATAATTGCTTTTGGAATATCAACAATTCCAAAAAACATCCCTATAAGTGTTGTTGCTGCAATACTTATTAAAATACCACCTCTTACCTTTTTTATTTCACAAATAGCCATAATTGCTAACCCTAAGATCCCTAATACAGTTGGTATTGAAAAATCTCCTAAACCTACAAATGTAGCTTCATTTGCAACTATTATTCCCATGTTTTTTAAACCTATAAAAGCTATAAATAACCCAATCCCTGAAGTTGCTGCTGTAGAAACTACACTAGGAATAGCATTAGCTATTTTTTCTCTTATTCCACCCAATGTCATAATTAAAAAGAATAGTCCTGATATGAATACAACACCCAATGCATCTTCCCAAGAAACTCCTTGTCCTAAAACTAATGTATAAGTAAAAAATGCATTTAATCCCATACCTGGTGCTAAAGCAAAAGGGGCATTTGCCCATAAAGCGGCAATTCCTGTTCCAATAGCTGTTGCTAAACAAGTTACTGTTATAAGAGCACCTTTATCCATCCCAGCTGCAGAAAGAATTGCAGGATTTACAAAAACTATATATGCCATTGTTAAAAATGTTGTAAGACCACCTAAAACTTCTGTTTTTATTGAACTTCCTCTTTCTTCAATTTTAAAAACTTTTTCTAATATATCTAATGAAATATTTCTTTTTATTACTATTTTTTCCACTTTATAATCCTCCAACTATATTATATCTACTACAGGAAATCTATTTGGTAAAACTATTTTTGCCTTAGTCTTTATCTCCTCAGATTTTATTTTCACTTGCTCAATTAAATCACTCTCGTTTAAAACTAAAATTTCTCTATTTTTCATTAACCATTTTCCATTACACATTGTAGATTCAACATTTTCACTTGACATTGTATAAACAATATTAGCTATTGGATCATGAAGTGGTAAAGAATGAATTGTATTTGGATTTAAAATTATTAAATCTGCTTTTTTACCTACTTCTAGACTTCCTATTTCTCTTTCTAATAACGCGCACTTAGCTCCATTTATAGTAGACATTTCTAATACTTGTTCTGCTGGTATAACTTTTGGATTTAATGTTCTCCCTTTATGAATTAAAGAAGTTAGATACATCTCTCTCATCATATCCATTCTATTGTTTGAAGGTGCACCATCTGTTCCAATAGATACGTTTAACCCTTTTTCAAGCATTTCTGGTATTCTTGCAAATCCTAATACAACTTTCATTGCCGCTGCTGGATTATGTGATACCTTTACATCATATAATCTAAATAAATCTATCTCTCTATCTGTTAACCACACTGTGTGGACAGCTAATAAATTTGGTCCTAATGCCCCTAACTTATGAAGGTGTTCAACAGTTGAATTTCCTCTATTTATTTTCACATAATCATTTTCTGCTGCTATTTCAGCTATATGCATATGAATTCCTGTATTCAATTCATCTGCTATTTTTTTAGTTTTAATTATTAAATCATCTGAGTTATTAAAAATAGTTCTTAAACCAAACCAAATTTTTATTCTTCCATCTGCTGTATTATTATATTTATCAAATAGTTCTTTTTGTACTTGAATCTCTTCATCCGCTGTTTTTATCCAATTTGTAGGTAATCCAATCCCTTCATCCATAACTGATTTTGATAAAGCTGCTCTTATTCCTGTATTTTTTACCGCCTCAGCCATTGCTTCTACATACTGACCTCCTGCCTCTAAAAATGTTGTGACTCCAGACTTTATCATTTCTACACAACAAGCAGTTGAAGAGATTAATGAACTCTCATAATCAAAGTTACTCTCATAAGGCCAAACTCTTTCTCTTAGCCAAGTTAAAAGATCTACGTCATCAGCTATTCCTCTTCCTAGTTGCTGAGATAGATGAACATGTGTATTTATTAAACCTGGTAATATAATTTTCCCTTTTGCATCTATAATTTCTGCAGTATCTAGAATTGATTTTTCATCAACTTTTCCAATTGCCTTTATTAAATCGTTTTCAATTAAAATTGAACCATTATTATATATCTCTCTTTTCTCATTCATTGATACTACATATGCATTTTTTATTAAGATTTGTTTCACAAAAAACCTCCATTTTTTAAATAAAAAAAGTGTAAACTCTATCTGGGATAGAATTTACACTTAAAATTAAATTTAAAATATTTAACATATTTTAAAAAATTATAGTATAAGCTCTTCCCATAGCGTCCTGATTTAAGGTTAGGACGTAGAAACTTTTGGACCATATTACCAAAATATATGAGTAAACTTTTTATTTTAATAATACCATATTTGTATTTAAACTTCAATATTCTTGTGAAAAATTATCTATTATTTTTTTTGTTTTATATATGTTATAATCTAAATACATTTTTATATTAAAAATAAAGGAGATTTTTATGAAAAATTTATCTTATATTAAATATATTGGTATCAGTTTTATTTTAAGTTTTCTTTTAGGCTGTAGTGCTATAATGACATCTATTGGGAATAATAAAATTTCTAATGCTATAAATATATATAACTCTCGAGGAACGACAACAGACGGAACCTTAGAATTAATATCTGGATTAGACTACTCTTCTGAATCTCAAATTGGAATATCTCAGTATCAAAAACAATATTTTGAAATAACAAATACAAAAAACAATATTTTAAAAAATAAATATTTTACTAAACAAGATATAAACACACTTAACTTATATCTTCTAACTATTGAAGAGTTTAAAAAGATACATACTAAATTTCCTACTATAAAGATTGATTATAATGATTTTAATAATTCCAAAGCTAAAATTACTAAAATTTTTGAAGATTTTGTTTTAAAAGATGAAAAGCTCTACATAAGTCGTAATCAAAAAATTCAAAATATAAATTTTTATAAAAAAATAAATAAGTATATAAATAGTTATATCATTAATAGTACTATTTCAAATTTAGAAAATGATGTAACTGTAAACCTTTATGTAGGATCATCTTTTAGAGGATTTTCTCAGCTTGATTATCTTCTTACAAACACCTTGATGCATGCCTCTGATATAAATATAAATAGAAACCTTGGTAATTATATAATTTTTAGAGGTTTTAACTCTTTTTTAAAACCTAATTTTAAAAATTATTTTATAGATTTTAACTTTTCTAATGTATATACAAGAACTCTAGAAACAAAAGAGGAAATCAAAGAAAAAGAAAAACTTTTTATTGTTCGAAAAAAAATTACAGTTAGTGGTTATTATAAAATTTACAGTCAAAATTCAGCCCCACATACTAAATATTTTGAATTTAGTGAAAATTATACTCTTAAAATGAGGGAATATAATAATTCTACTTTTTACGATGACGAAAGAGATATTTTAAAAAATATTTTAGAAGATAAATTCTCAAATATTATTCGTTATGATTTAGATAATTTAATAAATATCAATTAAAAAAACCAGATTTCTCTGGTTTTTTTTTACTAATATATTGGAAGATAAATCTCCTCATACTCTTTTTTTATTTTTAAACTTTCTATAGTCCCTAAAATTTTTTGTTTTAAATATTTAGAATCTATATTTAATATCTCTATATCTTTAGATACTTCATCATAGTTATTTAAAGAATTCTCTAAGACTTGAATCGCACCTTTATAATTTTTATTTCTCCAATGATATAAACCCACAGCTATTAACAAGAGATTTATTGATACATGTTTTCTTGTCTCACATTTAGTTTCTTCTATCCAAATTTCTTCTAGGATTTCATGACATTTAAAAAAATCTCTTTGAATTTGAAAAGTATCCATAAACTCTCTATATTTTTCTTTATTTTTCATTTAATATTTCACCAAAATTATTTCTTATCCATACTTCTAATTTACTTTTTATTTCTTTAAGCATAAATATTTCATCTAAAGGTAAGCCAACAAATTTTCCATCAACAATTGCGCTACTTTTTACGAAATCATAATCTTCAACTTCTGTAAATCCAACTATATTAGCATTTCTTTTAACCAAAGCGTCATATACTGGTTTCATTCCATTAACAAAAGTAGCTGCATAAAATCCTTGATTTCCTCTTCCTATAATTCCAACTGATTTATTTTCAAAATTAACTTTTGAAATAACCTCAATTCCATCTTTCCAATCTTCATGGGGTTCTCCAAAACCATAAGTTGGAACTATAAAAATTAAAGCTTTATATTTTTTTAAATTTTCAATAATCCCTGTATCTGCTATCTTGTATATATCACAATTTTCTTTTAATAAATCTTTTATCAAAGTAGCTGTAAACTCACTCTTTCCTCTAGCGCTACTATAAAATACACCTATCTTCATTTATCACACCTCCATCTACACTTTATAAGTATAGTATTTTAAATGTGATTTTTCAATAGTTTAATTTAAATTTTTTCACTTTTTTCTTTATTTACT is a genomic window containing:
- a CDS encoding argininosuccinate synthase → MKEKVILAYSGGLDTSVIIPWLKENYDYDVIAVAVNVGQIEDFKAIEEKAYLTGASKFYLVDKVHEFVEEYIFPTLKAGAIYENKYLLGTSMARPVIGKALVEVAHIEGAKYIAHGATGKGNDQVRFELAIKALDPSLKIIAPWRIWDIKSREEEIEYLEKNGITLPFHKKSPYSRDENLFHVSHEGFDLECPSKEPNYENVLQWVKTLEEANEKSEYINIEFVKGVPVAINGEKMSGVEIIKQLNKIGGNHGIGVLDMVENRLVGMKSRGVYETPGGTILFFAHEELERLCLDKDTYQEKIKLSHDFSKLVYNGQWFTTLRKAITAFVDITQEFVTGEVKLKLYKGNIILAGTTSPFTLYSEEYSTFEKDSVYNQKDAEGFINLFGLPIKIEALLRKNF
- a CDS encoding basic amino acid ABC transporter substrate-binding protein, giving the protein MKKILGTLLFILMGAIVLSKEVLYVGTNAEFAPFEYMENGEIVGFDIDLINKIGEKIGKEIKIKNIAFDGLLPALQTNKIDLIIAGMTVTKEREKFVNFSNDYFVANQVIIVPENEGTIINMDSLKNKKVGVVLGYTGDLIVSKIQGVNKVQYNSAPSSIMALKGGNIDAMILDSAPAQSYVAKNKGLKIIEIGSEVEKYAIAAEKNNENLIKKVNKALEEIKAEGIYDELIIKHFN
- a CDS encoding SLC13 family permease: MNLNKLLLINLFSKLKSESLFLIATFFAIITSFIILPKFSYIDTHVLMILFNLMVVVELYKKENVLDFIAINFLKKYNSQRIICAALIILVFFFSMFLTNDVALITFIPLTIIIGKKSNFSTLKIVILETIAANLGSALTPMGSPQNIYLYSKFAPAPIEFFKITFGISTVGLIILLLINFFTPKDELIFELETPIFKKNINVFVSTAIFVWVLLSIFFKLPIIFITIFNIGYLTYKKENIFQKIDWILLATFISFFIFVGNLSNIELIRSWMFNLLSESTQVYFTGIILSQFISNVPAAILISEFTTKWQPLLLGVNIGGLGTLIASLASLISYKLYISEFPEEKRKFFILFSILNFSILILMGSLFTFFI
- a CDS encoding MBL fold metallo-hydrolase; protein product: MKKLLSTIFFISSLVSYAEGFQIITLGSDGGVMDGNISGYLIRDKNEENFIALDAGTVLPGIKSGLEKESFKNITIPQDTEWSDIGYIFREKIKGYLISHGHLDHISGLVISSTEDTTKDIYGLNSTIETLKNNVFNWKLWPNFSNEGEGFKLNQYKYQVLEPNKIKNLNDTNLNVTAFPLSHSNYESTMFLLENNGEYMAYYGDVGPDKVENSNGLEESFKVLGPLIKDKKLKVIMIESSFDNSKDDKGLFGHLSPRWINEEFKVLEKYSGKGTLKGLNVVITHIKPSLKKSENTRENIKKELLNNNIHGVKYYFPTQGESLEF
- a CDS encoding NAD(P)/FAD-dependent oxidoreductase — its product is MTNETKNFYDAIIIGGGPAGVSAAVYIASRGYKPVILEKDEIGGTVGKVSSVTHYLSVDNCETGDSFKNKLESQLKVYNIEVLKEDVTEIDLDNLLKKVSTKSGNIYLGKTIILANGTTPRKLGVLGENELKGKGVCSNPWKEGKEYAGKDIFVVGGADGAIKEAIYLAQFAKELSIIHFEDSLGTIAEFKNKLEKLENVKLYLHSRLTKIKGKDKIESLEITDEKTKEVKEIKCGGAGVFIYAGATPNTEKYNKLELENGFIKVNSQMKTNIDGVFAAGDICCKDIRQVATAVSDGTIAGINAANYLKTV
- a CDS encoding metallophosphoesterase, with product MEQLFLINFIFLLAILPIFYIRRTFFRRNIFLGRFLGNYIFIAHYIFFLLVILGVVNYFYRLSKLNIVTIAFIVLPIFFIYAYYNFSMAKVIKSEIRLERYKNGKKLRIAFISDVHLSALTNKENIENSLKRMNEEEPDILLIGGDLVDFSCKDIKADFTASFREIEPKYGMYAILGNHEYHGGIEENIKYIENLGIKILRDSVLKIEGINIIGRDDITNKKRKKIAYLRKRIDTDLPTIVLDHNPNSINEAITNKIDLELCGHTHRGQFFPYNLIVKKMYKNYHGYKVFGITHTIVSAGFSSWLIPYRVNSTSEINIIDLYY
- a CDS encoding manganese efflux pump MntP, which translates into the protein MDILSLVLISIGLAMDAFAVSLTEGLAMKKLRKRNIFKIALVFGGFQALMPYIGWRIGGVFAEKISQYDYIITTILLLFVGGKMIFDGWKEQECEEEGKCDMASNLLLLGFATSIDALAVGFSFSLVPNLNIYYSIEIIGVITFLIASLGVYLGHKVGHLISYKTEYLGGGILVLMGLKAFISHFL